A genomic region of Sulfobacillus acidophilus DSM 10332 contains the following coding sequences:
- a CDS encoding glycosyl transferase group 1 (PFAM: Glycosyl transferases group 1~COGs: COG0438 Glycosyltransferase~InterPro IPR001296~KEGG: gct:GC56T3_3171 glycosyl transferase group 1~PFAM: Glycosyl transferase, group 1~SPTR: Glycosyl transferase group 1), with protein sequence MKPLRRILLIGHYPLDRLDRAPKVRIFHMARALAREGCLTVISGSRRERSRWLRDRLREGLLDRVDLVYIESASSTATFTDLWVLWRLARRRTPVGIFVRDAYQRFPRLYPQTGWKRQIMKYLYDLTLLGYRRWATVLFFPTAGLSRVVGGRMTALLPPGAFPAFPPPGWVRNTAQVIYVGAGGPHDGVSLLLEAMARVRRQIPGASLVLVMRPEEWPREPWPDWVHVVSASGDELSPYLWSSTVAVIPRPHTAYNEIAFPVKLMDYLAHGLPVVVTEPGEAAQWVKTQQVGEAVSATPDALADGLVRVMMRENWEPRVRTVVMENTWEHRAAMVMALLSPMSDGTREAHLGR encoded by the coding sequence ATGAAACCGTTACGCCGGATTCTCTTAATCGGCCATTACCCGCTGGATCGGCTTGACCGGGCTCCGAAAGTCAGGATTTTTCACATGGCGCGTGCACTGGCCCGTGAGGGGTGTCTGACCGTAATTAGCGGAAGTCGCCGAGAGCGGTCGCGGTGGCTGCGGGATCGCCTGCGGGAAGGACTATTGGACCGGGTGGATCTCGTCTATATCGAAAGTGCCAGTTCCACCGCCACCTTTACCGATTTATGGGTATTGTGGCGCCTCGCCCGACGCCGAACGCCGGTCGGCATTTTTGTTCGTGATGCGTATCAGCGCTTTCCCCGGCTCTACCCCCAAACCGGGTGGAAAAGGCAAATTATGAAATATCTCTATGATCTCACCCTTTTGGGCTACCGACGGTGGGCCACGGTCTTGTTTTTTCCGACGGCGGGGTTAAGCCGGGTCGTCGGCGGACGTATGACCGCCCTATTGCCGCCGGGGGCCTTTCCGGCGTTTCCGCCCCCCGGGTGGGTCCGAAATACCGCCCAAGTGATCTATGTGGGGGCCGGCGGCCCGCATGACGGGGTGTCGTTATTGCTTGAGGCGATGGCGCGGGTGCGTCGACAGATTCCCGGTGCGTCGTTGGTATTGGTGATGCGACCGGAGGAATGGCCTCGTGAGCCCTGGCCGGACTGGGTCCATGTGGTCTCCGCCAGCGGGGATGAACTCTCGCCGTATTTATGGTCGTCCACGGTTGCGGTGATTCCCCGTCCTCACACCGCCTATAACGAAATCGCGTTTCCGGTGAAGTTAATGGATTATTTGGCTCACGGGTTACCCGTGGTCGTGACGGAGCCGGGTGAGGCGGCCCAATGGGTGAAAACCCAGCAAGTGGGCGAAGCGGTTTCGGCGACGCCTGACGCACTGGCCGACGGATTGGTGCGAGTCATGATGCGGGAGAATTGGGAGCCCCGGGTCCGTACCGTGGTCATGGAAAATACCTGGGAGCATCGAGCGGCCATGGTGATGGCGCTTCTTAGTCCGATGTCGGACGGGACGAGAGAGGCGCATCTTGGCCGATGA
- a CDS encoding glycosyl transferase group 1 (PFAM: Glycosyl transferases group 1~COGs: COG0438 Glycosyltransferase~InterPro IPR001296~KEGG: dsy:DSY3341 hypothetical protein~PFAM: Glycosyl transferase, group 1~SPTR: Putative uncharacterized protein) has protein sequence MRRFRFFVKRGTDSWGFWYANGRMPGILGLLAGTEEDGLKFILLTQYYPPEPGAASIRLQAMARQLIRYGHQVTVVTAQAHHLGAKEKDGRGSLRAYRETIQGIPVIRAWIWRVRPGRFWLRLINYFSFVVTSFFALWRAGSADYVIVESPPLFLGMTAWAYQTLRGVPYILSVSDLWPESAVALGLVTQPTVIRLARRLEWFLYRHAAFVSGVTQGILDGIRDTGQVPPHRLLFFPNGVDPAVFRRGDPDGELRRRMKPENYKIFLYPGTLGYAQGLTIILDAADHLRQRPDIRFLLVGDGPVRAELIRQVEQRGLTNVWFEPLQPADRMPQYFALARAVVVPLRRHPLFRGARPSKVFPAWAAGIPVIYCGEGEMAELVEEARAGRVVPPEDGEALAQAVVELADLPDADWTVLSQNGERFVREHYTWDRIGDAWIQAFHAGLRA, from the coding sequence ATGCGGAGATTCCGGTTCTTTGTCAAACGGGGGACAGACTCATGGGGATTTTGGTATGCTAATGGGCGGATGCCGGGTATCCTGGGACTTTTGGCCGGCACGGAGGAGGACGGGTTGAAGTTTATTTTGCTTACCCAATACTATCCCCCGGAGCCAGGTGCGGCGTCAATCCGACTGCAAGCGATGGCCCGACAACTGATTCGGTATGGCCACCAAGTGACGGTCGTCACCGCCCAAGCTCATCATCTGGGTGCCAAAGAAAAAGACGGACGGGGATCGCTCAGGGCCTATCGTGAAACGATTCAAGGCATTCCGGTGATTCGCGCCTGGATTTGGCGGGTCAGGCCAGGCCGGTTTTGGTTGCGGCTGATCAATTACTTTTCTTTTGTCGTGACCTCGTTTTTTGCTCTCTGGCGTGCCGGGTCAGCCGATTATGTGATTGTCGAGTCCCCTCCGTTATTTTTAGGGATGACAGCCTGGGCCTATCAAACGCTACGCGGAGTCCCCTACATTCTTTCGGTATCCGATTTATGGCCCGAATCGGCCGTGGCGTTAGGGTTGGTGACGCAACCGACGGTGATTCGGCTCGCGCGGCGTTTGGAATGGTTTTTATACCGGCACGCCGCGTTTGTCTCGGGTGTTACCCAAGGTATTTTGGATGGGATTCGGGATACCGGACAAGTCCCGCCGCATCGCCTGCTTTTTTTTCCTAATGGTGTAGATCCCGCCGTATTTCGACGGGGGGACCCCGACGGCGAGCTCCGTCGGCGCATGAAACCGGAGAACTATAAAATCTTTTTATACCCCGGCACCTTAGGCTATGCTCAGGGACTTACGATAATTTTGGATGCGGCCGACCATCTCCGGCAGCGCCCCGACATCCGGTTTCTTTTGGTGGGGGACGGCCCGGTGCGGGCCGAATTGATCCGGCAGGTAGAGCAACGGGGTTTGACCAACGTTTGGTTTGAGCCTTTACAGCCGGCCGACCGGATGCCGCAATATTTTGCCCTGGCCCGAGCCGTGGTGGTTCCGCTGCGGCGGCATCCGCTGTTTCGCGGAGCCAGGCCCAGTAAAGTGTTTCCGGCGTGGGCTGCGGGAATCCCTGTAATTTATTGCGGCGAAGGGGAAATGGCGGAATTGGTCGAAGAGGCGCGAGCCGGACGGGTGGTGCCTCCGGAAGACGGTGAGGCGTTGGCGCAGGCCGTGGTCGAGCTGGCCGATTTGCCGGACGCCGATTGGACGGTGCTCTCTCAAAACGGGGAGCGGTTCGTGCGGGAGCACTATACCTGGGATCGCATCGGGGATGCGTGGATCCAAGCCTTTCACGCGGGACTGCGGGCATGA
- a CDS encoding CoA-disulfide reductase (PFAM: Pyridine nucleotide-disulphide oxidoreductase; Pyridine nucleotide-disulphide oxidoreductase, dimerisation domain; Rhodanese-like domain~COGs: COG0446 NAD(FAD)-dependent dehydrogenase~InterPro IPR001763:IPR013027:IPR004099~KEGG: sth:STH356 putative pyridine nucleotide-disulphide oxidoreductase~PFAM: FAD-dependent pyridine nucleotide-disulphide oxidoreductase; Pyridine nucleotide-disulphide oxidoreductase, dimerisation; Rhodanese-like~PRIAM: CoA-disulfide reductase~SMART: Rhodanese-like~SPTR: Putative pyridine nucleotide-disulphide oxidoreductase), with amino-acid sequence MRGMGVSFANCGLPYYVSREIESVDDLLLETPESFRDRFGVRVLTHQEVIEVDTAGQRVLSVSRDTGESAWFPYDALILAPGARPMTPTLPGSDREHVFQLRTVPDAVRLRDYIESRPVRHAVILGAGFIGLEMAEVLTRRQISVTLVDRAPQILPPVDVDLAQYFLARIQPSGIDVRLQQTIDAISDDHVRLTSGEVIPADLVIFALGVRPDVTLAQQMGLRLGTTGAIWVDSGMRTSIPQVFAAGDAVEKRDLVTGQPAWWPLAGVANKEGRVAGTNAVGGNAELSGALGTAILRVDPYTAAVTGLTEKTAAARHVAYQVMYTVKGDHAGYYPGAQDLLTKILFDPESGRLLGAQIAGRVGVDKRVDVLATAIAARMTVDALGELDLAYAPPFGAAKDAVIITGMAADNVRRGLVNPITAGELKKWLANADEKPMLLDVRNPDEVHETGGIGSFFHVPLDDLRQKVEELPSSPDQPLVVYCRSGHRSYVAARMLIQRGYRRVYNLVGGMTAWQAAGA; translated from the coding sequence ATGCGGGGCATGGGTGTCTCCTTTGCCAATTGCGGGTTGCCGTACTATGTCAGCCGCGAAATCGAGTCGGTGGACGACCTTTTGCTGGAGACGCCGGAAAGTTTTCGGGATCGGTTTGGGGTGCGGGTGTTGACTCATCAAGAAGTTATCGAAGTCGATACCGCCGGACAACGGGTTCTCAGCGTATCGCGAGACACCGGAGAATCGGCCTGGTTCCCGTATGATGCGCTCATCTTGGCGCCGGGGGCCCGTCCGATGACGCCGACCCTGCCGGGATCCGATCGGGAGCACGTGTTTCAGTTGCGGACGGTACCGGATGCGGTACGGTTACGTGATTATATCGAATCCCGACCGGTCCGGCATGCGGTGATTTTGGGGGCGGGCTTTATCGGTTTGGAAATGGCGGAAGTGCTGACCCGCCGCCAGATTTCGGTCACCCTCGTTGATCGGGCGCCGCAAATCCTGCCCCCGGTGGACGTGGATCTTGCCCAATATTTCTTGGCCCGGATTCAACCGTCCGGGATTGACGTGCGCTTACAACAAACGATTGACGCGATTTCGGATGACCATGTGCGATTGACGTCGGGCGAGGTGATCCCGGCCGATCTGGTGATTTTTGCCTTAGGTGTCCGTCCGGACGTGACGCTCGCCCAACAAATGGGTCTTCGGTTGGGTACCACCGGAGCCATTTGGGTTGATTCCGGCATGCGGACGTCGATTCCGCAGGTCTTTGCCGCGGGGGACGCGGTCGAAAAACGAGATCTGGTGACCGGTCAGCCGGCTTGGTGGCCGTTGGCAGGGGTTGCGAACAAAGAAGGTCGGGTGGCCGGTACCAATGCGGTGGGGGGCAATGCCGAGCTTTCCGGTGCGCTCGGTACGGCCATTTTACGGGTCGACCCCTATACCGCGGCAGTGACCGGGTTGACCGAAAAAACCGCGGCGGCCCGCCATGTGGCGTATCAAGTCATGTACACCGTCAAAGGGGATCATGCCGGATATTATCCCGGAGCCCAAGACCTCTTGACGAAGATCTTGTTTGATCCGGAAAGCGGACGTTTATTGGGTGCCCAAATCGCCGGTCGAGTAGGGGTTGACAAGCGGGTTGACGTACTGGCGACCGCGATTGCCGCCCGGATGACCGTCGATGCGTTAGGCGAGCTGGATTTGGCGTATGCGCCACCGTTTGGAGCCGCCAAAGATGCCGTTATCATTACCGGTATGGCGGCCGACAACGTCCGGCGCGGATTGGTCAACCCCATCACGGCCGGCGAATTAAAAAAGTGGTTGGCGAACGCCGACGAGAAGCCGATGTTGTTGGATGTGCGAAACCCCGACGAAGTGCATGAAACGGGCGGTATCGGTTCTTTTTTCCATGTCCCGTTAGACGATTTGCGCCAAAAGGTGGAAGAACTGCCGTCGTCTCCCGATCAACCCCTGGTGGTCTATTGCCGAAGCGGCCATCGGAGCTATGTAGCGGCGCGGATGTTGATTCAACGAGGATATCGCCGCGTCTACAACTTGGTGGGCGGAATGACGGCCTGGCAAGCGGCGGGCGCATGA
- a CDS encoding transposase IS116/IS110/IS902 family protein (PFAM: Transposase IS116/IS110/IS902 family; Transposase~InterPro IPR002525:IPR003346~KEGG: gka:GK2025 transposase~PFAM: Transposase, IS116/IS110/IS902; Transposase, IS111A/IS1328/IS1533~SPTR: Transposase) yields the protein MDLEVVVTHGAGLDVHKKVIVATVLTPTVKETRSFGTLTPDLLALADWLQSCGVTHVAMEATGVYWKPVVNLLEAYPFEAVMVVNPQHIKGMPGRKTDVQDSQWIAGLLRIGALKASYIPPRPQRELREIVRYRTSLQQARATEANRIQKVLEGANVKLGSVISDVLGVTGQRILAALADGMTDPAALADLADPRIRASRDTLIHALTGLVTAHQRLMLRVQLQHVAFLDRQIAALSEEIATRLANFDDALTRLQTIPGVERRTAEIIIAEIGTDLQRFPSAGHLVSWAGFSPGQNESAGKARPTRTRKGSKALRAALTQSGHAAGKTQTYLGAVYHRLAGRRGKQRAAVATGRHILIAVYAILRTPGAVYEDLGATYYDQRDRQALVRREIRRLEALGYRVMVEPTSAAS from the coding sequence ATGGACTTAGAGGTTGTCGTGACCCATGGCGCCGGGTTGGACGTCCACAAGAAGGTCATTGTGGCCACGGTGTTGACGCCGACGGTCAAGGAGACCCGGTCGTTTGGGACCCTGACGCCCGATCTCTTGGCGTTAGCCGATTGGCTGCAATCCTGTGGGGTCACGCACGTGGCCATGGAAGCAACCGGCGTGTATTGGAAGCCGGTCGTGAACCTGTTGGAAGCCTATCCCTTTGAGGCCGTGATGGTTGTGAATCCCCAGCACATTAAGGGCATGCCCGGGCGGAAGACCGACGTGCAGGACTCGCAATGGATCGCTGGATTGCTCCGGATCGGCGCGTTGAAGGCCAGCTATATCCCGCCACGCCCGCAGCGCGAGCTGCGGGAGATCGTGCGCTACCGGACGAGCCTGCAGCAAGCCCGCGCCACAGAAGCCAACCGGATCCAAAAGGTGTTGGAAGGGGCCAATGTCAAGCTCGGGAGCGTCATCAGCGATGTGTTGGGTGTCACCGGCCAGCGCATTCTCGCCGCCCTGGCGGACGGCATGACCGACCCGGCGGCCCTCGCCGATTTGGCCGATCCCCGGATCCGCGCCTCCCGGGACACCCTGATCCATGCCTTGACCGGCTTGGTGACGGCCCATCAGCGCCTGATGCTGCGCGTGCAGCTCCAACATGTGGCCTTTTTGGACCGCCAGATTGCGGCGCTGTCGGAGGAAATCGCCACGCGCCTCGCAAATTTTGACGACGCCCTCACCCGGTTGCAAACCATTCCCGGGGTCGAGCGTCGCACGGCCGAGATCATTATCGCCGAGATTGGGACCGATCTGCAACGGTTCCCGTCCGCCGGGCATCTGGTCTCCTGGGCCGGCTTCAGCCCCGGACAGAACGAGAGTGCGGGGAAAGCACGACCGACGCGCACCCGCAAGGGCAGTAAAGCGCTGCGGGCCGCCTTGACTCAAAGCGGCCATGCCGCCGGCAAGACCCAGACCTATCTGGGGGCGGTGTATCACCGCCTCGCAGGCCGCCGCGGGAAGCAACGCGCGGCCGTGGCGACCGGGCGCCACATTTTGATCGCGGTCTATGCGATCTTACGGACCCCGGGGGCTGTCTACGAAGATTTGGGCGCTACCTATTATGATCAGCGGGATCGGCAGGCCTTGGTCCGCCGGGAAATTCGCCGGCTCGAAGCCTTGGGCTATCGGGTCATGGTGGAGCCGACCTCGGCGGCGAGTTAA
- a CDS encoding FAD-dependent pyridine nucleotide-disulfide oxidoreductase (PFAM: Pyridine nucleotide-disulphide oxidoreductase~InterPro IPR013027~KEGG: sth:STH356 putative pyridine nucleotide-disulphide oxidoreductase~PFAM: FAD-dependent pyridine nucleotide-disulphide oxidoreductase~SPTR: Putative pyridine nucleotide-disulphide oxidoreductase): MRRIVIIGGVAGGASAATRARRLDEHAEITMIEKGPYVSCEK, from the coding sequence ATGCGACGAATTGTCATTATCGGCGGCGTAGCCGGTGGAGCCAGTGCAGCCACTCGGGCTCGCCGACTCGACGAGCATGCGGAGATCACCATGATCGAAAAAGGGCCGTATGTCTCCTGTGAAAAATAG
- a CDS encoding Rhodanese-like protein (PFAM: Rhodanese-like domain~COGs: COG0607 Rhodanese-related sulfurtransferase~InterPro IPR001763~KEGG: sus:Acid_7272 beta-lactamase domain-containing protein~PFAM: Rhodanese-like~SMART: Rhodanese-like~SPTR: Beta-lactamase domain protein) produces MLDVRDDQAYQKGHVPAAYGFPWSPDFPQQLSRALRGSRPPLGIFGDRDTAAEAQKALAGLGLSPQCVWDAGLHDWIAQGLPVVGEVTAHDLYRQREQFVVLDIREPYEHRSGVVPGAVLVPMGQLPHKLSSLNRDHHYAVMCRSGNRSLSMSAWLALQGYRVTNVLDGINGWLAGGYPLVRPEEG; encoded by the coding sequence GTGCTGGATGTCCGGGATGATCAGGCGTATCAGAAGGGACACGTCCCCGCCGCTTACGGGTTCCCCTGGTCACCCGATTTTCCTCAACAACTTTCGAGAGCCTTACGCGGCTCTCGGCCCCCTCTCGGGATTTTTGGGGATCGGGACACGGCGGCGGAAGCCCAAAAAGCGCTGGCGGGTTTAGGACTATCGCCTCAGTGTGTCTGGGATGCCGGGCTTCATGATTGGATTGCCCAGGGACTGCCGGTGGTCGGGGAGGTCACCGCCCACGATTTATACCGTCAACGGGAACAGTTTGTGGTGCTGGATATCCGGGAGCCTTACGAACATCGCTCGGGCGTGGTGCCCGGGGCGGTATTAGTGCCGATGGGGCAATTGCCGCATAAGTTGTCGTCATTGAATCGTGATCACCATTATGCCGTGATGTGCCGGTCGGGAAACCGGAGTCTTAGCATGTCGGCGTGGCTGGCACTACAAGGGTACCGGGTCACGAACGTTCTGGACGGCATTAACGGCTGGCTGGCCGGCGGGTATCCCTTGGTGCGACCGGAGGAGGGTTAA
- a CDS encoding diguanylate phosphodiesterase (PFAM: EAL domain; PAS fold~TIGRFAM: PAS domain S-box~COGs: COG2200 FOG: EAL domain~InterPro IPR000014:IPR001633:IPR013767~KEGG: dbr:Deba_0503 diguanylate cyclase/phosphodiesterase~PFAM: Diguanylate phosphodiesterase, predicted; PAS fold~SMART: Diguanylate phosphodiesterase, predicted; PAS~SPTR: Diguanylate cyclase/phosphodiesterase;~TIGRFAM: PAS) translates to MAPMFRRLVRQAPIKALWNRSLRLWPISILLTIMALTPELIDHPAWCVLAVLLIGTGLWLYRRYHPTAILYRTAQFIAPLWTPWNQAALLTDAEGRIVAVNPAAERVTGWPQPQLVGQRAPIPPAFPSFIGQTWHRVLEHCRPSGEYWWSEEDWMPIRQGRRIIGYWTVIRDLSETNQRLRPLHGSLVDETNFHHVFQPVVRLTTGETIGYEALLRPDYHQRPLSPGEFFALMVETGDLVHADLSALDALTDALRLCDWPPDIRLFVNVHPATLAFPEQFLPRATALQDAVSPRPVVWEITEHQTHLYADWTRLADTYPGLSFAQDDVGAGDEDLLRLSRTRPDWIKLDSAWVHAADRHLAARQLLASLLEWAHHQQILVIAEGIETVRQKTWLTELGVDGGQGFYLGRPAPLIPAHPRKPIGPKAATTRRTDAEPYEEGHHDWENQAPEVDRPTGA, encoded by the coding sequence ATGGCCCCGATGTTTCGTCGGCTGGTCCGTCAAGCCCCCATCAAGGCATTATGGAACCGGAGTCTCAGGTTATGGCCGATCTCGATCCTTTTGACAATAATGGCCTTGACCCCAGAGCTTATCGATCATCCCGCGTGGTGCGTGTTGGCTGTCCTTCTTATCGGCACGGGTCTTTGGCTCTACCGGAGATACCATCCGACGGCGATTCTCTATCGGACGGCTCAATTCATCGCCCCGCTCTGGACACCTTGGAACCAAGCCGCGTTATTGACCGATGCCGAAGGACGTATCGTAGCGGTAAATCCTGCCGCCGAGCGGGTGACAGGTTGGCCTCAGCCCCAATTGGTCGGGCAACGAGCCCCTATCCCCCCGGCTTTTCCAAGCTTCATCGGCCAGACCTGGCATAGGGTTTTGGAGCATTGCCGCCCGTCGGGAGAATATTGGTGGAGCGAGGAAGACTGGATGCCGATTCGGCAGGGCCGGCGGATCATCGGCTATTGGACGGTTATCCGCGATTTGAGCGAAACCAACCAACGACTAAGGCCCCTGCACGGCTCGCTTGTGGACGAAACCAACTTTCATCACGTGTTTCAGCCGGTTGTCCGGCTTACGACCGGGGAAACCATCGGCTATGAAGCGCTCTTACGGCCCGATTACCACCAACGCCCGTTATCACCGGGAGAATTTTTCGCGCTCATGGTCGAAACCGGGGATCTGGTGCATGCCGATTTATCGGCTCTCGATGCCTTAACCGACGCTCTCCGGCTATGCGATTGGCCTCCCGATATCCGGCTATTCGTCAATGTCCACCCTGCCACGCTCGCCTTCCCCGAGCAATTCTTACCCCGAGCCACGGCGCTCCAAGACGCGGTCTCTCCTCGCCCCGTCGTCTGGGAAATCACAGAGCATCAAACCCATCTTTATGCCGATTGGACCCGACTGGCCGATACATATCCCGGGTTATCTTTCGCCCAAGATGACGTGGGCGCCGGAGACGAAGATTTGCTACGACTGAGTAGAACTCGTCCGGATTGGATCAAACTGGATTCGGCCTGGGTCCATGCAGCCGACCGCCATCTCGCTGCGCGTCAGCTCCTGGCCTCCTTGCTGGAATGGGCGCATCACCAACAGATTCTTGTCATTGCCGAAGGCATTGAAACCGTTCGGCAAAAAACCTGGCTCACCGAACTCGGCGTCGACGGCGGGCAAGGGTTCTATCTCGGTCGGCCGGCCCCACTCATCCCGGCGCATCCTCGGAAACCGATTGGGCCGAAGGCGGCGACAACTCGCCGGACCGATGCCGAGCCATACGAAGAGGGTCACCACGATTGGGAGAACCAAGCCCCCGAGGTCGATCGCCCCACTGGTGCTTAA
- a CDS encoding Ribokinase (PFAM: pfkB family carbohydrate kinase~TIGRFAM: ribokinase~COGs: COG0524 Sugar kinase ribokinase family~InterPro IPR011611~KEGG: vap:Vapar_4640 ribokinase~PFAM: Carbohydrate/purine kinase~PRIAM: Ribokinase~SPTR: Putative ribokinase), with translation MALRIVVLGSLVVDLPIWLSHIPANGETILAERSGFYVGGKGANQAVQIRRLGGHPVLIGKVGTDPLGQFLRDGLRQEGMDVTTVLQSPSAPTSYAVPVVAPGVQYILHVPGANRDWTTDDREGVAEVLGTASMLLVQGEISPEMSVAAMERVRARGGLILLDPAPVTGVTPAMLSQADVLTPNQVEMAQLLGHPEWAYDVDRLTRHASDLFSVWPNLRLVMVTLGADGVLFVEPPAEVRHIPAPTIEAVDPTAAGDAFNGAWAWAVDQGWDGFRAAQLGVQVGSLAASRPGALQSLPYRQDVEGVIRSLMGQ, from the coding sequence ATGGCGTTACGGATTGTCGTGCTGGGAAGCCTGGTTGTCGATTTGCCGATTTGGCTCTCGCACATACCCGCTAACGGGGAAACCATCCTGGCCGAGCGGTCGGGTTTCTATGTCGGTGGCAAGGGCGCCAATCAAGCGGTGCAGATACGACGATTAGGGGGCCATCCGGTTTTAATCGGCAAAGTCGGGACGGACCCCTTAGGGCAATTTCTCCGGGACGGCTTACGTCAAGAAGGGATGGATGTCACCACGGTGTTACAAAGTCCCTCCGCGCCCACATCGTACGCCGTACCCGTCGTTGCCCCCGGGGTTCAGTATATTTTACATGTGCCAGGCGCTAACCGGGATTGGACGACAGACGATCGGGAGGGGGTCGCCGAGGTTTTGGGTACGGCGTCCATGCTCTTGGTTCAAGGGGAAATATCGCCGGAGATGTCGGTGGCGGCCATGGAGCGTGTGCGGGCACGCGGAGGCTTAATTCTCTTGGATCCGGCGCCCGTTACGGGCGTGACGCCCGCCATGCTCTCGCAGGCCGACGTTTTGACGCCGAATCAAGTGGAAATGGCCCAACTTTTGGGTCATCCCGAGTGGGCCTACGATGTCGACCGCCTCACCCGGCATGCGTCTGATCTCTTTTCGGTTTGGCCCAACTTACGCCTGGTCATGGTCACGTTGGGGGCGGACGGGGTATTGTTTGTCGAGCCGCCAGCGGAGGTGAGACATATCCCGGCTCCGACGATCGAGGCGGTGGATCCGACGGCTGCAGGCGATGCCTTCAATGGGGCTTGGGCCTGGGCGGTTGATCAGGGCTGGGATGGGTTTCGAGCGGCCCAACTGGGCGTACAGGTCGGTAGCCTGGCGGCCAGTCGACCGGGCGCATTACAATCATTGCCTTATCGACAGGATGTGGAGGGCGTGATTCGCTCCCTCATGGGTCAATAA